In Thermus oshimai DSM 12092, the following are encoded in one genomic region:
- a CDS encoding Uxx-star family glutaredoxin-like (seleno)protein produces MVKLELYGTKGCPYTAELREELVWRGMPFVEYDVEEDLEALTRLRKLTGGWMVPVLVEDGRVVQVGWQGRGCVVANPAGREDQGKA; encoded by the coding sequence TTGGTTAAGCTTGAACTCTATGGAACCAAGGGTTGCCCCTATACCGCCGAGCTGCGGGAGGAGCTTGTTTGGCGGGGGATGCCCTTTGTCGAGTACGATGTAGAGGAAGATCTCGAGGCCTTGACGCGCCTCAGGAAGCTCACCGGGGGCTGGATGGTGCCCGTGCTCGTGGAAGACGGCCGGGTGGTTCAAGTGGGTTGGCAGGGCCGCGGGTGTGTGGTGGCGAATCCCGCGGGAAGGGAAGACCAGGGAAAGGCCTAA